The Streptomyces kanamyceticus genome window below encodes:
- a CDS encoding MupA/Atu3671 family FMN-dependent luciferase-like monooxygenase codes for MDFSLFYFADDSGPSGDAGRYELLLEGARFADRNGFRAVWTPERHFHAFGGLYPNPAVIGAALATATDNIAIRAGSVVAPLHHPIRIAEEWSVVDNLSGGRVGISFASGWHPVDFALGQASYGERKRVMLDSIGQVRGLWRGEAHEVTDGNGLPATVRVFPPPVQRELPVWVTSAGEAATFRAAAEARAGVLTHLLHQDVDDLAARISEYRAAARAAHEGWNGHVVLMLHTFVGDGRDEVRETVRGPLTEYLRSSIHLVTRSFAETDPDFDPDDLDEDDVEFIISQSFDTYFGERGLFGTVDEAARTVERLRAVGVDEIACLIDFGVDTKTVLNGLRYVNALRETCARG; via the coding sequence ATGGACTTCAGCCTCTTCTACTTCGCGGACGACAGCGGCCCCTCGGGGGACGCGGGACGGTACGAGCTGCTCCTCGAAGGGGCACGCTTCGCGGACCGGAACGGGTTCCGCGCGGTGTGGACGCCTGAGCGGCATTTCCATGCCTTCGGCGGCCTCTACCCGAACCCGGCGGTGATCGGCGCGGCGTTGGCCACGGCCACCGACAACATCGCCATCAGGGCGGGCAGCGTGGTGGCGCCCCTGCACCATCCGATCCGGATCGCCGAGGAGTGGTCGGTGGTCGACAACCTCTCCGGGGGCCGGGTCGGCATCTCGTTCGCCTCCGGCTGGCATCCCGTCGACTTCGCGCTCGGGCAGGCGTCCTACGGCGAACGCAAGCGCGTGATGCTCGACAGCATCGGGCAGGTGCGGGGCCTGTGGCGCGGCGAGGCCCACGAGGTCACGGACGGGAACGGTCTGCCCGCCACCGTGCGGGTCTTTCCCCCGCCGGTCCAGCGCGAACTGCCGGTGTGGGTGACGAGCGCCGGGGAGGCGGCGACGTTCCGTGCGGCCGCCGAGGCCCGGGCGGGTGTGCTGACGCACCTGCTGCACCAGGACGTCGACGACCTCGCCGCCAGGATCTCCGAGTACCGGGCGGCGGCGCGCGCGGCGCACGAGGGCTGGAACGGACATGTCGTCCTGATGCTGCACACGTTCGTCGGGGACGGCCGCGACGAGGTGCGCGAGACCGTGCGCGGGCCGCTGACGGAGTATCTGAGGAGCTCGATCCACCTCGTCACCCGGTCGTTCGCCGAGACCGATCCCGATTTCGATCCCGACGACCTCGACGAGGACGACGTCGAGTTCATCATCTCCCAGTCGTTCGACACCTACTTCGGCGAACGGGGGCTCTTCGGCACGGTGGACGAGGCGGCGCGGACGGTGGAAAGGCTGCGCGCCGTCGGCGTGGACGAGATTGCCTGCCTGATCGATTTCGGCGTGGACACCAAGACCGTACTGAACGGTTTGCGTTATGTGAACGCGCTTCGCGAAACGTGCGCACGGGGCTAA